Proteins encoded in a region of the Nicotiana tomentosiformis chromosome 9, ASM39032v3, whole genome shotgun sequence genome:
- the LOC104106921 gene encoding FCS-Like Zinc finger 8-like: MADYGSLPSPTDNCRKTSSSFFGSPRLFTGFATKGFPDTESIMSPTSILDSSKPISAFRNPFWSDSNSHTPRSPKPDSRVHWEKLDSKGVGLGLVDALIDEKSDSKELNPVSRMVVFGSQLKIQIPTTLPPFSSSLTDSPPSPGDFGIKTRNSQLGSFSPSPMKKSPFGSSNSNMDIPNSPGAFSSLSAAEMELSEDYTCVISYGPNPRTTHIFDDCIVESCCGVVKYSASRKENEHFPSLPMSYPYPYPSGSFLSFCHSCKKNLGLGKDIYMYRGEKAFCSSDCRYKEMMLEEGMDKPETDDVYGIIS; the protein is encoded by the exons ATGGCAGATTATGGTTCTTTACCATCTCCAACAGATAACTGTAGAAAGACCTCTTCCTCTTTTTTTGGTTCACCAAGGTTGTTCACTGGTTTTGCTACAAAGGGCTTTCCTGATACTGAGTCTATTATGAGTCCTACTTCAATACTTGATAGTAGTAAACCTATCTCTGCTTTTAGAAACCCTTTTTGGTCTGATTCTAACTCACACACTCCAAGATCCCCTAAACCAGATAGTAGAGTTCATTGGGAGAAGCTTGACTCAAAAGGGGTTGGTCTTGGCCTTGTTGATGCTCTCATTGATGAAAAATCTGATTCCAAAGAATTGAATCCTGTGAGCAGAATGGTTGTCTTTGGCTCACAATTGAAGATTCAGATCCCTACAACATTGCCTCCCTTTTCTAGTTCCCTTACTGATTCACCACCTTCTCCTGGTGATTTTGGTATAAAGACTAGAAATTCCCAGTTGGGTTCTTTTTCCCCATCTCCTATGAAGAAATCTCCATTTGGGTCCTCAAATTCTAACATGGACATCCCAAATTCACCAGGGGCATTCAGTAGTCTCTCTGCCGCTGAGATGGAGCTTTCTGAGGACTACACTTGTGTCATTTCATATGGTCCAAATCCACGAACCACTCACATATTTGATGATTGCATTGTTGAGAGCTGTTGTGGTGTTGTTAAGTACTCTGCTTCAAGAAAAGAAAATGAGCATTTTCCCAGTCTGCCAATGAGCTATCCCTATCCCTATCCCTCTGGGAGCTTTCTCAGCTTCTGTCACTCTTGCAAGAAAAATCTTGGATTAGGGAAAGACATTTACATGTACAG AGGTGAGAAGGCATTTTGTAGCAGTGATTGCAGATACAAAGAAATGATGTTGGAAGAGGGAATGGATAAACCAGAGACCGATGATGTATATGGTATTATTTCCTGA